One segment of Paenibacillus rhizovicinus DNA contains the following:
- the uvrC gene encoding excinuclease ABC subunit UvrC, with product MGDNQASETAADRRLAEERIRSKLALLPDQPGCYLMKDSGGTIIYVGKAKVLKNRVRSYFNGSHNGKTLRLVSLIRDFEYIVTSSNMEALILECNLIKQYHPRYNVLLKDDKTFPYIKITSEAHPKLEVTRRIVKDKGKYFGPYPNAFAATQTKKLLDRLYPLRKCGTLPDKVCLYYHLGQCVAPCEFDIAPGTYETMVQEITRFLGGGHDEVKKALQAKMEAAAEEMEFERAKEFRDQIIAIDAVMEKQKITMNDAMDRDVFGFAVDKGWMCVQIMYMRQGKLIERRATMFPYYGSAYDDFMTFVTQYYSENPALPKEIFLPSLPQAEVIAEADADADAESKIGQVAAAGHGADMLSEAANGAQSASLAAEEQPAYRIGHAAEADDEAGELEAEEEAADPEAPIAGSPEDELRNSLQKWLKVKVFIPLRGRKKDVVAMAVQNAKMALEEKFKLLERDEERTFKAAEGLAEAIGLPQVSRIEAFDNSNIQGTNPVSAMVVFTDGKPDKKEYRKYKVKTVTGPDDYETMREVVRRRYERVLNEGLPLPDLIIVDGGRGQISAALDVLENELGLAVPVCGLVKDAKHKTAQLMTGDPPEVVPLGRDSQAFYLLQRIQDEVHRFAITFHREQRGKSMVASRLDSIPGIGEKRRKLLLKHFGSIKKIKEAGIEDFRPLSIGEKLAAQIIEALREEPS from the coding sequence ATGGGGGATAACCAAGCAAGCGAGACGGCCGCTGACAGGCGTCTTGCGGAAGAACGCATTCGCAGCAAGCTGGCGCTGCTGCCGGATCAGCCGGGCTGCTATTTAATGAAAGACAGCGGCGGGACCATCATTTACGTCGGCAAAGCGAAGGTGCTCAAGAATCGCGTGCGGTCGTATTTCAACGGCAGCCACAACGGGAAGACGCTGCGGCTCGTCTCGCTGATCCGCGATTTCGAATATATCGTCACGTCCAGCAACATGGAAGCGCTCATCCTGGAGTGTAATTTAATTAAACAGTATCACCCGCGCTATAACGTGCTGTTGAAAGACGACAAGACGTTTCCTTATATTAAGATCACGAGCGAAGCGCATCCCAAGCTCGAAGTGACCCGTCGCATCGTCAAGGATAAGGGGAAATATTTCGGTCCCTATCCGAACGCGTTCGCCGCGACGCAGACGAAGAAGCTGCTAGACAGGCTGTATCCGCTGCGCAAATGCGGGACGCTGCCGGACAAGGTTTGTCTGTACTATCATCTGGGACAATGCGTGGCCCCGTGCGAGTTCGACATTGCGCCGGGCACATACGAGACGATGGTGCAGGAAATCACCCGTTTTCTGGGCGGCGGACATGACGAGGTGAAGAAGGCGCTGCAGGCCAAGATGGAAGCGGCCGCCGAGGAAATGGAATTCGAGCGCGCGAAGGAATTCCGCGACCAGATCATCGCCATCGATGCGGTTATGGAGAAGCAGAAGATTACGATGAACGACGCGATGGACCGCGACGTGTTTGGCTTCGCCGTCGACAAGGGCTGGATGTGCGTGCAAATCATGTACATGCGGCAGGGCAAGCTGATCGAGCGCCGGGCTACGATGTTTCCGTATTACGGCAGCGCTTATGATGATTTCATGACGTTCGTGACGCAGTATTATTCGGAGAATCCGGCGCTGCCGAAGGAGATTTTCCTGCCGTCGCTTCCTCAGGCGGAAGTCATCGCGGAAGCAGATGCGGATGCAGATGCGGAATCGAAAATAGGGCAGGTCGCCGCAGCCGGGCATGGTGCCGACATGCTGTCGGAAGCAGCTAATGGGGCTCAGTCCGCATCGCTGGCTGCCGAAGAACAACCTGCTTACCGGATCGGCCATGCGGCTGAAGCAGACGATGAAGCCGGCGAATTGGAAGCGGAAGAAGAAGCGGCCGATCCGGAAGCGCCTATTGCCGGTTCGCCGGAGGATGAGCTTCGTAACTCCTTGCAGAAATGGCTGAAGGTGAAGGTATTCATTCCGCTGCGGGGACGGAAGAAGGACGTCGTGGCGATGGCCGTCCAAAACGCCAAAATGGCGCTCGAAGAGAAATTCAAGCTGCTCGAGCGCGACGAAGAGCGGACGTTCAAGGCGGCGGAAGGGCTTGCGGAAGCGATCGGCCTGCCGCAGGTCAGCCGCATCGAAGCCTTTGATAACTCCAACATCCAGGGGACGAATCCCGTGTCCGCGATGGTCGTCTTCACCGACGGCAAGCCGGACAAGAAGGAATATCGCAAATATAAAGTGAAAACCGTCACGGGCCCCGACGATTACGAAACGATGCGGGAGGTCGTCCGCCGCCGCTACGAACGCGTGCTGAACGAAGGCCTGCCCCTGCCGGACCTGATCATCGTCGATGGCGGCCGGGGGCAAATCTCCGCCGCGCTGGACGTGCTGGAGAACGAGCTCGGCCTCGCCGTTCCGGTCTGCGGCCTCGTCAAGGACGCCAAGCATAAGACGGCGCAGCTCATGACAGGCGACCCGCCGGAAGTGGTTCCCTTGGGGCGCGACAGCCAGGCGTTCTACTTGCTGCAGCGGATCCAGGACGAGGTGCATCGTTTCGCTATCACGTTCCACCGCGAGCAGCGGGGCAAGTCGATGGTCGCTTCGCGCCTCGATTCGATTCCGGGCATCGGCGAGAAACGGCGGAAGCTGCTGCTGAAGCACTTCGGCTCCATCAAGAAAATAAAAGAAGCCGGAATCGAAGATTTCCGGCCTCTGTCGATCGGCGAGAAGCTCGCCGCGCAAATTATTGAAGCATTGAGGGAGGAACCGTCCTAG
- a CDS encoding TetR/AcrR family transcriptional regulator yields MAAQKPNQSHDTRTTIVKTAKELFMELGYRAVSTRQIAAVCGITQPALYHHFSDKQSIYVEVMRYVCEGTRQALESIIGRETTAHERLFHATAYMIANHPEDLSRMFHDIRHELTPESQAAVYALWKNAYLVPIVSIFESGQLSGELRNSGQLGIDPVMSARLLMGLINQTLSSQAAGAPGSPAAAGAGTGRRGTKEYEQQARMLVNVLLYGLSAAEPPTV; encoded by the coding sequence ATGGCAGCACAGAAACCCAATCAATCCCATGATACGCGAACCACGATCGTCAAGACGGCGAAAGAGCTGTTCATGGAGCTTGGCTACCGCGCCGTATCGACGCGGCAGATCGCCGCTGTTTGCGGGATCACGCAGCCAGCCCTTTACCACCACTTCTCGGATAAGCAATCCATCTACGTAGAGGTCATGCGCTACGTCTGCGAAGGTACGAGACAAGCGCTGGAGAGCATCATCGGCAGGGAAACCACCGCGCATGAACGCCTGTTCCATGCGACGGCTTACATGATCGCGAATCATCCCGAGGATCTAAGCCGGATGTTCCACGACATCCGGCACGAACTGACGCCGGAATCGCAGGCAGCCGTCTATGCGCTCTGGAAGAACGCCTATCTCGTGCCGATCGTCTCGATCTTCGAGAGCGGTCAGCTTAGCGGCGAGCTCCGAAATTCCGGTCAACTCGGCATCGATCCCGTGATGTCCGCGCGGCTGCTCATGGGACTCATCAACCAGACGCTCTCCTCGCAAGCCGCGGGCGCTCCGGGCAGCCCTGCTGCGGCAGGCGCCGGAACGGGCAGGAGAGGAACGAAAGAATACGAGCAGCAAGCCCGCATGCTCGTCAACGTATTGCTTTATGGCTTGTCGGCCGCTGAACCGCCTACGGTTTAG
- a CDS encoding YqzM family protein: protein MENVRDPREHLNEEPRDDLFDVAMGFGGFFGLLFVIFAVAVIIKFAIS from the coding sequence ATGGAAAATGTGAGAGATCCACGCGAGCATCTGAATGAGGAGCCGCGCGATGATTTATTCGACGTCGCAATGGGCTTTGGCGGATTCTTCGGTCTTCTGTTCGTTATTTTCGCCGTTGCGGTGATTATTAAATTCGCGATTTCGTAA
- a CDS encoding YezD family protein yields the protein MAKPIELNQEWLERIAGQVNGLEYGSVLITVHDGRVVQIDRTERKRFEAGASKQPQSQATQNAGDKLKAVGN from the coding sequence ATGGCAAAGCCAATCGAGTTGAATCAAGAATGGTTAGAGCGCATTGCGGGGCAGGTAAATGGGCTTGAATACGGTTCGGTTCTCATTACCGTTCATGACGGCCGCGTCGTCCAGATCGACAGAACCGAGCGCAAACGTTTCGAGGCGGGCGCTTCCAAACAGCCGCAGTCGCAGGCAACGCAGAATGCCGGAGACAAGTTGAAAGCCGTTGGCAACTAG
- a CDS encoding ABC transporter ATP-binding protein has translation MHIEVRNVNKSFGSHQAVRDVSFTIERGKLIGLLGPSGGGKSTLLRILAGLETPDSGDIFINGKRVNDVQPQLRGIGFVFQNYALFKHMNVFDNIAFGLTIRKTSNTEIKNRVNELLDLTGLRGFEHRYPHQLSGGQRQRVAFARALAPRPDLLLLDEPFAAIDAKVRKELRTWLKSLIAELGITSIFVTHDQDEAVEVADEMLIVQQGKLEQQGSPIHIYTDPQTAFVAGFIGHSSIVEQPGSLRGFEHTAVSEGARAIIRPEFVEVGCREEIPFPSASVQGKVRHVFFRGAHLELDVEVGGNRLSAHRSLDQAPLQPGDEVSVLIHRLYVISEDSATMIENPLKVDPLPVHI, from the coding sequence ATGCATATCGAGGTCAGAAACGTCAACAAGTCGTTCGGCAGCCATCAAGCCGTCCGGGATGTGAGCTTCACCATCGAACGCGGCAAGCTGATCGGTCTGCTGGGTCCGAGCGGCGGCGGCAAATCGACGCTGCTGCGCATATTGGCCGGTCTGGAAACGCCGGATTCCGGCGATATCTTCATCAACGGCAAACGCGTTAACGACGTGCAGCCGCAGCTGCGCGGCATCGGATTCGTATTTCAGAACTATGCGCTGTTCAAGCATATGAACGTCTTCGATAACATCGCCTTCGGTCTGACGATCCGCAAGACGAGCAATACGGAGATCAAGAACCGCGTGAACGAACTGCTCGATTTGACGGGACTGCGCGGGTTCGAGCACCGTTATCCGCATCAGCTCTCGGGCGGACAGCGGCAGCGGGTGGCGTTCGCCAGGGCGCTTGCGCCGCGGCCCGATTTGCTGCTGCTGGATGAGCCGTTCGCCGCGATCGACGCGAAGGTTCGCAAGGAGCTTCGCACATGGCTCAAGAGCCTGATCGCCGAGCTTGGCATTACGTCGATCTTCGTCACCCACGATCAGGACGAAGCGGTCGAAGTGGCCGACGAGATGCTGATCGTGCAGCAAGGGAAATTGGAGCAGCAAGGCTCGCCGATCCATATTTACACGGACCCGCAAACGGCCTTCGTAGCCGGATTTATCGGCCACTCCAGCATCGTGGAGCAGCCCGGCAGTCTGCGCGGGTTCGAGCATACGGCGGTTTCGGAAGGGGCGCGCGCGATCATTCGCCCCGAGTTCGTGGAAGTGGGATGCAGGGAGGAAATTCCGTTCCCGTCCGCCTCGGTCCAGGGTAAAGTCCGCCATGTGTTCTTCCGCGGCGCCCATCTGGAATTGGACGTGGAAGTCGGCGGCAACCGCTTGTCCGCGCACCGCTCCTTGGATCAGGCGCCGCTGCAGCCGGGCGACGAAGTATCCGTACTTATCCATCGTTTGTACGTCATCTCGGAAGACTCGGCGACGATGATCGAGAATCCGCTCAAGGTCGATCCGCTGCCGGTTCATATTTAA
- a CDS encoding MMPL family transporter codes for MNMNWLNRLTGAVGGRKGRWLTLAVWIVAVAALNLFLPSASDQKNDTLGNFSADKPSAEAARIIEQQFPSGDGVPALLTWYRASGLSDEDLQGIQMLAKQLDANPVPHQQSTVPLDRMPLSALKQQLSSDGTSLVQPVLFDKKAGSDELKEGLDELEKQVDGVFAGQHPFQTKLADSSALAVRATGPVGIAVDATGLFSNADVSLLFATVALVLVFLLLIYRSPVLALIPLIGVGFAYGAVTPLLGLFAKAGWIGYDSQTLSIMTVLLFGAGTDYCLFLIARFRSELKEEDSTFRALKLAFGGTAGAIAMSGLTVVISLLVLLLGEFGSIRRFAVPFSLAILIMMIASLTLVPAFLAIFGRASFFPFIPRTREMEISRARKKGKTAPVVRARATASDRLGELVVRKPKQITAITTIILVVCVVFAGQIKYTFDTLSSFPSDMGSREGFTLIGDHFNAGELAPVQIVVQSEGKTVGVKESLAALPYVKNVSDPQQGSKDPGMLSYDVELAVNPYANEAIDHLPEMRAAAEQELAKSQISDASGKVWIGGQTAEQYDTRQTTSNDAKRIIPVILVLIALLLLAYLRSLVAMLYLIATVLLSYYSALGLGWIVLHYIFGASAIQGLIPLYSFVFIVALGEDYNIFMVSSIWKKSRTMPLRQAVKEGVSQTSSVITSAGLILAGTFAVLATLPIQVLVQFGTITAIGVLLDTFIVRPFLVPALTVLFGRYAFWPAKAQSVQAAAGGKEA; via the coding sequence ATGAACATGAATTGGTTGAATCGATTGACAGGAGCTGTCGGCGGCCGCAAAGGCCGTTGGCTGACGCTCGCAGTATGGATTGTCGCCGTAGCGGCCCTCAACTTGTTTCTTCCGAGCGCCAGCGATCAGAAGAACGATACGCTTGGCAATTTCAGTGCCGACAAACCGTCCGCGGAAGCCGCGCGAATCATCGAGCAGCAGTTTCCATCCGGCGACGGCGTGCCCGCCTTATTGACCTGGTACCGCGCTTCAGGCTTGTCAGACGAGGATTTGCAAGGCATTCAAATGCTGGCGAAGCAGCTCGATGCTAACCCGGTTCCCCATCAGCAAAGCACCGTTCCGTTGGACCGCATGCCGCTTTCCGCGTTGAAACAGCAACTGTCCTCGGACGGCACTTCGCTTGTGCAGCCGGTGCTCTTCGATAAGAAAGCCGGCAGCGACGAGCTGAAGGAAGGCCTGGACGAACTGGAGAAGCAAGTCGACGGCGTCTTTGCCGGACAGCATCCGTTTCAGACGAAGCTTGCCGATTCCTCCGCGTTAGCCGTCCGCGCCACCGGGCCGGTAGGCATCGCCGTCGACGCGACGGGATTGTTCAGCAATGCCGACGTTTCGCTGCTCTTCGCGACCGTCGCGCTCGTTCTCGTCTTCCTGCTGCTGATTTACCGCTCGCCGGTGCTGGCGCTCATACCGCTGATCGGCGTCGGCTTCGCTTACGGAGCCGTTACGCCGCTGCTCGGCTTGTTCGCCAAAGCAGGCTGGATCGGCTACGATTCGCAAACGCTGTCCATCATGACCGTGCTGCTGTTCGGCGCAGGGACTGACTATTGCCTCTTCCTCATCGCGAGATTCCGCAGCGAGCTGAAGGAAGAAGACAGTACGTTCCGAGCCCTCAAGCTCGCCTTCGGCGGTACCGCAGGAGCCATAGCCATGAGCGGACTGACCGTCGTCATCTCTCTGCTCGTGCTGCTGCTTGGCGAGTTCGGCAGTATCCGGCGCTTCGCCGTACCGTTCAGCTTGGCGATTCTGATCATGATGATCGCGAGCCTGACGCTCGTTCCCGCTTTTCTCGCCATATTCGGCAGGGCTTCGTTCTTTCCTTTCATCCCGCGGACGCGCGAGATGGAAATCAGCCGCGCCAGGAAGAAAGGCAAAACGGCTCCAGTCGTTCGCGCGCGCGCAACGGCAAGCGACCGCCTGGGCGAGCTCGTCGTCCGAAAGCCGAAACAAATCACGGCGATTACGACGATCATCCTCGTCGTCTGCGTAGTTTTCGCCGGCCAGATCAAATATACGTTCGACACGCTCTCTTCATTTCCGTCCGATATGGGCTCGCGCGAAGGATTTACGCTGATCGGGGATCATTTTAATGCGGGCGAACTAGCGCCCGTCCAAATTGTCGTTCAATCCGAGGGCAAGACCGTCGGCGTGAAGGAGTCGCTCGCGGCGCTTCCTTACGTGAAGAACGTTTCCGACCCGCAGCAAGGCAGCAAGGATCCGGGCATGCTGAGCTACGACGTCGAACTGGCCGTCAATCCGTACGCGAACGAAGCGATCGATCATCTTCCCGAAATGCGCGCCGCCGCCGAGCAGGAGCTCGCGAAATCGCAAATTTCCGATGCTTCCGGCAAGGTGTGGATCGGCGGTCAGACGGCCGAACAATACGATACGAGACAGACGACAAGCAATGACGCGAAGCGCATCATCCCCGTCATCCTGGTCCTGATCGCGCTGCTGCTGCTCGCCTATCTTCGTTCCCTTGTCGCCATGCTCTATCTGATCGCAACCGTGCTTCTTTCGTATTACAGCGCGCTCGGACTGGGGTGGATCGTGCTGCATTACATCTTCGGCGCTAGCGCCATCCAAGGCCTTATCCCGCTCTATTCATTCGTCTTCATCGTTGCGCTCGGCGAAGACTACAATATCTTCATGGTATCGAGCATTTGGAAAAAATCCCGCACCATGCCGTTGCGACAGGCCGTCAAGGAAGGCGTGTCCCAAACGAGCTCCGTCATCACGTCGGCGGGCCTCATCCTGGCAGGCACGTTCGCCGTGCTCGCCACGCTCCCGATTCAAGTGCTTGTGCAATTCGGTACGATAACGGCAATCGGCGTGCTCTTGGATACGTTCATCGTCCGGCCTTTCCTCGTTCCCGCTCTGACCGTTCTGTTCGGTCGCTACGCATTCTGGCCGGCCAAAGCGCAGTCCGTGCAAGCGGCCGCCGGAGGGAAAGAAGCGTAA
- the cysW gene encoding sulfate ABC transporter permease subunit CysW, translating into MAGAVTVQLSEKSARPKHINESLIVRIVLISIALLFLGLVVLLPLLSIFIEAFKKGSDVYFAALRDPDALSALKLTLLTAVVAVPLNTVFGVAAAWAISKFRFRGKNILITLIDLPFAVSPVIAGLVFILLFGAQGFLGPWLSDHNIKIMFALPGIILATTFVTFPFVARELIPLMQAQGVQEEEAAASLGAKGWQIFWRVTLPNIKWGLLYGVILCNARAMGEFGAVSVVSGHIRGETNTLPLHIEILYNEYQFSASFAVASLLVMLAVLTLIVKSFIEWKTSKQLPREAG; encoded by the coding sequence ATGGCTGGAGCTGTTACCGTTCAATTGTCCGAGAAGTCGGCACGTCCGAAGCATATTAACGAATCGCTTATCGTACGGATCGTCCTAATCTCGATCGCGCTGCTCTTTCTAGGTTTGGTCGTCCTGCTGCCGCTGCTTTCGATCTTCATCGAAGCGTTCAAGAAGGGCTCGGACGTGTACTTCGCGGCACTTCGGGATCCGGATGCGCTGTCGGCGCTGAAGCTGACGCTGCTGACGGCGGTCGTCGCCGTCCCGCTCAATACCGTATTCGGCGTTGCGGCGGCATGGGCGATCAGCAAATTCCGCTTCCGGGGCAAAAACATTCTCATCACGCTGATCGATTTGCCGTTCGCGGTATCTCCGGTCATCGCGGGTCTTGTGTTCATTCTGCTGTTCGGCGCGCAAGGCTTCCTGGGCCCGTGGCTGTCGGATCATAATATCAAAATCATGTTCGCATTGCCGGGCATCATTCTGGCAACAACGTTCGTCACCTTCCCGTTCGTGGCCCGCGAACTGATCCCGCTCATGCAGGCGCAGGGCGTGCAGGAGGAGGAAGCCGCCGCGAGCCTTGGGGCGAAAGGATGGCAAATCTTCTGGCGCGTGACCTTGCCGAATATCAAATGGGGCCTGCTCTACGGCGTTATTCTGTGCAACGCGAGAGCGATGGGCGAGTTCGGTGCCGTATCCGTCGTCTCCGGCCATATCCGCGGCGAGACGAACACGCTGCCGTTGCATATCGAAATTCTATACAACGAATATCAATTCTCCGCATCGTTTGCCGTCGCTTCGCTGCTTGTCATGCTGGCGGTACTGACGTTGATCGTGAAGAGCTTCATTGAATGGAAAACGTCCAAGCAACTTCCAAGAGAGGCGGGCTGA
- a CDS encoding CPBP family intramembrane glutamic endopeptidase: protein MDPLQLKPNWKWFGWLAGIGIIIYLLIQIIPSTAESFFSNNSEPIIAKSKAEQAAADFVQKQYASRPVSVHAVHQSDSMLYGYLEKNKLTRSYEDKYDATLPTDTFQVTADMPDESVVFVYVHMQKGTVVAWNQLHDPEGVPAKDNGLTDSALAFAASKGYPGSELKVYRTNPDTGDVWLEKTSSDVGQAKLILGIRSEQLQGGGYRITSFKPSFVVPVSYSDYVEKQKKLANYLSSIGSLFLSFVLFILAIIYASLYRKHSSFVRGIVISLLFLVMYIVNDISMKDGLLASYGERTDGSILAASGVIVTCLVTIIMAIAVYFSLVGGDGLWRAMGRNLWPRYGQAGYGDFVWRSMWLGYLSAFALLGLQTVIFIVLMHAYGSWATTDVTQSTYNLALPWAFPLLAWCASISEEAVFRLFGIGLMKKWFKNSFVASLIPTIIWALGHVTYPIFPSTTRLLELTVIGLIFSFLFLRFGFITVLFAHAIFDSTMMAISLMFMGSASDVLIGLFYIVLPIPIAWLFRAWDHKKRGSKPSRTVPPSMLQ, encoded by the coding sequence ATGGATCCATTGCAGTTAAAACCCAATTGGAAATGGTTCGGATGGTTGGCCGGAATAGGAATCATCATTTATTTGCTCATCCAAATCATCCCGTCTACAGCGGAATCCTTCTTCTCGAATAACAGCGAGCCCATCATCGCCAAGAGCAAGGCAGAGCAGGCCGCGGCTGATTTCGTCCAGAAGCAGTATGCCTCCCGTCCGGTCAGCGTGCACGCCGTGCATCAATCGGACAGCATGCTCTACGGCTACCTGGAGAAGAACAAGCTGACACGCAGTTACGAGGATAAATACGATGCGACGCTCCCGACCGATACGTTCCAAGTGACCGCCGACATGCCGGATGAAAGCGTCGTGTTCGTCTACGTCCATATGCAAAAAGGGACGGTCGTGGCGTGGAACCAACTGCACGACCCGGAAGGCGTGCCTGCCAAGGACAACGGGCTGACCGACTCCGCGCTCGCGTTCGCCGCTTCCAAAGGCTATCCGGGCTCCGAGCTGAAGGTATACCGGACCAATCCGGACACCGGTGACGTATGGCTGGAGAAAACAAGCTCCGATGTCGGCCAGGCGAAGCTGATTCTCGGCATTCGCAGCGAACAGCTCCAAGGCGGCGGCTACCGCATCACATCGTTCAAGCCGAGTTTCGTCGTCCCGGTCAGCTATTCCGATTATGTAGAGAAGCAGAAGAAGCTCGCCAACTATCTATCGTCCATCGGCAGCTTGTTCCTCTCCTTCGTCCTGTTTATTCTGGCTATCATTTATGCATCGCTTTACCGCAAGCACAGCTCGTTCGTACGCGGCATCGTCATCTCCCTGCTGTTCCTCGTCATGTATATTGTCAATGACATCAGCATGAAGGACGGCCTGTTGGCCAGCTACGGGGAAAGGACCGACGGGAGCATCTTGGCGGCATCGGGCGTGATCGTGACCTGTCTCGTGACGATTATCATGGCAATTGCCGTCTACTTCTCGCTCGTCGGCGGGGACGGGCTTTGGCGGGCAATGGGCCGCAATTTATGGCCGCGTTACGGCCAAGCCGGCTATGGCGACTTCGTATGGCGCAGCATGTGGCTCGGTTATCTGTCGGCTTTCGCGCTGCTCGGCTTGCAGACCGTCATCTTCATCGTACTCATGCATGCCTACGGTTCGTGGGCCACGACGGACGTGACGCAGTCGACCTATAATTTGGCGCTTCCTTGGGCGTTCCCGCTCCTGGCCTGGTGCGCCTCCATCTCCGAAGAAGCGGTCTTCCGGCTGTTCGGCATCGGATTGATGAAGAAGTGGTTCAAAAACTCTTTCGTCGCGTCGCTCATTCCAACGATCATCTGGGCGCTCGGACATGTCACCTATCCGATCTTCCCATCGACGACGCGGCTGCTGGAGCTGACGGTCATCGGACTTATCTTCAGCTTCCTGTTCCTGCGCTTCGGATTCATTACCGTCCTGTTCGCGCATGCAATCTTCGACAGCACCATGATGGCGATTTCCCTTATGTTCATGGGCAGCGCGAGCGATGTGCTGATCGGCCTCTTCTACATCGTCCTGCCGATTCCGATCGCTTGGCTCTTCCGGGCATGGGATCATAAAAAAAGAGGGTCGAAACCGTCTAGGACGGTTCCTCCCTCAATGCTTCAATAA
- the rsgA gene encoding ribosome small subunit-dependent GTPase A, translating into MSADTRPLQALGWNEQWQTLFTAAAKPINGLVPARVTAQFTNQYRVWTDEGELAAEVSGKFQFQAAARGDYPAVGDWILAQPLPGERRAIIHGVLPRRTAMIRRAAGSIPEEQVIGANIDTLFIVNALNGDFNVRKIERYLIAAWESGSSPVVLLTKADLCEDAPSRIAEVESAAPGVPVHAVSALEDQGRSSLLPYLQPGQTIAVTGSSGAGKSTLLNWLAGEERQHVQGIREDDARGRHTTTHRELFALPGGFILMDTPGMRELQLWESESGRQEAFADIEALADACRFRDCKHGSELGCAVKEALRSGELDAHRYESYKKTGRELAHQARKERSVTNRAKKSGDKRLASREKQVRRSMDMD; encoded by the coding sequence GTGTCCGCAGACACTCGGCCGCTTCAAGCGCTTGGCTGGAATGAACAGTGGCAGACGCTGTTCACGGCGGCGGCCAAGCCGATCAACGGTCTTGTTCCGGCCCGCGTAACCGCGCAATTCACGAACCAGTATCGCGTCTGGACCGACGAAGGCGAGCTCGCCGCGGAGGTAAGCGGCAAGTTTCAATTCCAGGCCGCCGCGCGCGGCGACTATCCGGCCGTCGGCGACTGGATTCTCGCGCAGCCGCTGCCCGGCGAGCGCCGCGCCATCATTCACGGCGTCCTGCCGCGCCGCACCGCAATGATTCGCCGGGCTGCCGGAAGCATTCCGGAGGAGCAAGTCATCGGCGCCAACATCGATACGTTGTTTATCGTCAATGCCTTGAATGGCGACTTCAATGTTCGCAAAATCGAACGTTACCTCATCGCCGCCTGGGAAAGCGGCTCCTCCCCTGTCGTCCTGTTGACCAAAGCGGACTTATGCGAAGACGCGCCAAGCCGGATCGCCGAAGTCGAAAGCGCGGCGCCCGGCGTACCGGTGCATGCCGTCAGCGCGCTCGAGGATCAAGGCCGCTCCAGCCTGCTCCCTTATTTGCAGCCCGGGCAAACCATTGCCGTAACCGGCTCGTCCGGCGCCGGCAAATCGACGCTGCTTAACTGGCTGGCCGGCGAAGAGCGGCAGCATGTGCAGGGCATCCGCGAAGACGACGCGCGCGGACGCCATACGACCACCCACCGCGAGCTGTTCGCGCTTCCCGGCGGCTTCATCCTCATGGATACGCCCGGCATGCGGGAGCTCCAGCTCTGGGAATCGGAGTCCGGCCGCCAGGAGGCTTTCGCGGATATCGAAGCGCTTGCCGACGCTTGCCGCTTCCGGGATTGCAAGCATGGATCGGAGCTGGGCTGCGCCGTCAAGGAAGCGCTGCGAAGCGGGGAGCTCGACGCGCATCGTTATGAAAGCTACAAGAAGACCGGCCGGGAGCTCGCGCATCAAGCCCGGAAGGAGCGTTCCGTTACGAATCGCGCCAAGAAAAGCGGGGATAAACGACTGGCCTCCCGCGAGAAGCAGGTGCGTCGATCGATGGATATGGATTGA